A window of Motilibacter peucedani genomic DNA:
GCCGCCGGTCCTTGCTACCGCTCGCCCGGGTCACCCCGCCAGGTGGGCCGCAAACGGGTGGAGGGGTGCTGCGCGTGCCTCGGTAGGCTGCGGAGGGGCGCCAGTCGGGCGCGCCGCGTACGCCGAGAGGACCCTCCGTGCCGAACCTGCGCATCACCGTCGCGACTGCTGCCGAGCGGGCCGAGCGCGAGGTGGCGACGGGCACGACGGCGGCGGACCTGTTCGGCGACGACAAGGCGGTCGTGGTCGCCCGGGTCAACGGCACGCTGCGCGACCTGTCGCACGCGCTGGCCGAGGGTGACGTGGTGGAGCCCGTGCGTGCCGACGAGCCCGACGGCCGCCAGGTCGTGCGGCACTCCGCTGCCCACGTGCTGGCCCAGGCGGTGCAGGACATCAACCCGAGCGCGAAGCTGGGCATCGGCCCGCCCATCGTCAACGGGTTCTACTACGACTTCGACGTCGAGACCCCGTTCACCCCTGACGACCTCGCCAAGATCGAGAAGCGCATGCAGGCCATCCAGAAGGAGGGCCAGTCGTTCGCCCGCCGGGTGGTCACCGACGACGAGGCGCGCGCCGAGCTCGCCGACGAGCCCTACAAGCTCGAGCTCATCGGGCTCAAGGGCGGGGCGGGCGACGAGGGCGACGCCTCGGTCGAGGTCGGCGGCGCCGAGCTGACGATCTACGACAACCTCAAGCGCGACGGCTCGCTGGCGTGGAAGGACCTCTGCCGGGGCCCGCACGTGCCGACGACCCGGCACATCCCGGCGTTCGCGCTGCAGCGCAGCGCGGCCGCCTACTGGCGCGGCAGCGAGAAGAACCCGCAGCTGCAGCGCATCTACGGCACCGCGTGGGAGTCGCGCGAGGCGCTCAAGGACTACCAGACCATGCTGGTCGAGGCCGAGAAGCGCGACCATCGCCGCCTGGGCACCGAGCTCGACCTGTTCTCCATCCCGGACGAGATCGGCTCGGGCCTCGCCGTCTTTCACCCCAAGGGCGGCGTCGTGCGCCGGGTGATGGAGGACTACTCGCGCCGCCGGCACGAGGAGGCCGACTACTCCTTCGTCAACACCCCGCACCTGACCAAGAGCTCGCTGTTCGAGACCTCGGGCCACCTCGACTGGTACGCCGACGGCATGTACCCGCCCATGCAGCTCGACGAGGGCCAGAGCTACCACCTCAAGCCGATGAACTGCCCCATGCACAACCTGGTCTTCCGCAGCCGCGGACGGTCCTACCGCGAGCTGCCGCTGCGGCTGTTCGAGTTCGGCACCGTCTACCGCTACGAGAAGTCCGGCGTCGTGCACGGGCTGACCCGAGCCCGCGGCTTCACCCAGGACGACGCCCACATCTACTGCACCAAGGAGCAGATGCCGGGCGAGCTCGACAGCCTGCTTACCTTCGTGCTCGACCTGCTGCGCGACTACGGCCTCTCGGAGTTCTACCTCGAGCTCTCCACCCGCGACCCGGAGAAGTCCGTCGGCAGCGACGAGGACTGGGCCGAGGCGACCGAGGCGCTCCGCGCGGCCGCCGAGAAGCAGGACCTCGAGCTGGTCATGGACCCCGGCGGCGCCGCGTTCTACGGCCCGAAGATCTCCGTACAGGCCAAGGACGCCATCGGGCGCACGTGGCAGCTCTCGACCATCCAGGTCGACTTCCAGCTGCCGCAGCGCTTCGACCTCGAGTACCAAGCGGCCGACGGCACCCGGCAGCGCCCGGTGATGATCCACCGCGCGCTGTTCGGCTCGATCGAGCGCTTCTTCGCCGTGCTGCTCGAGCACTACGCCGGCGCGTTTCCCGCGTGGCTGGCGCCTGTGCAGGTCGTGGGCATCCCGATCACCGAGGCGCACGTCGAGCACCTGCGCGAGGTGGCCGCGGAGCTCAAGCGTCACGGCGTACGCGTCGAGGTCGACGCCTCGGACGACCGGAT
This region includes:
- the thrS gene encoding threonine--tRNA ligase; the protein is MPNLRITVATAAERAEREVATGTTAADLFGDDKAVVVARVNGTLRDLSHALAEGDVVEPVRADEPDGRQVVRHSAAHVLAQAVQDINPSAKLGIGPPIVNGFYYDFDVETPFTPDDLAKIEKRMQAIQKEGQSFARRVVTDDEARAELADEPYKLELIGLKGGAGDEGDASVEVGGAELTIYDNLKRDGSLAWKDLCRGPHVPTTRHIPAFALQRSAAAYWRGSEKNPQLQRIYGTAWESREALKDYQTMLVEAEKRDHRRLGTELDLFSIPDEIGSGLAVFHPKGGVVRRVMEDYSRRRHEEADYSFVNTPHLTKSSLFETSGHLDWYADGMYPPMQLDEGQSYHLKPMNCPMHNLVFRSRGRSYRELPLRLFEFGTVYRYEKSGVVHGLTRARGFTQDDAHIYCTKEQMPGELDSLLTFVLDLLRDYGLSEFYLELSTRDPEKSVGSDEDWAEATEALRAAAEKQDLELVMDPGGAAFYGPKISVQAKDAIGRTWQLSTIQVDFQLPQRFDLEYQAADGTRQRPVMIHRALFGSIERFFAVLLEHYAGAFPAWLAPVQVVGIPITEAHVEHLREVAAELKRHGVRVEVDASDDRMQKKIRNAQKQKVPFMLLAGDEDVAKGAVSFRYRDGEQKNGVPVSEAVAEIVAAIAGRQAATH